Proteins from one Streptomyces sp. NBC_00390 genomic window:
- a CDS encoding class I SAM-dependent methyltransferase has product MLTVDFSRFPLAPGDRVLDLGCGAGRHAFECYRRGAQVVALDQNGEEIREVAKWFAAMKEAGEAPEGATATAMEGDALNLPFPDESFDVVIISEVMEHIPDDKGVLAEMVRVLRPGGRIAVTVPRYGPEKICWALSDAYHEVEGGHIRIYRADELLGKMKQAGLKPYGTHHAHALHSPYWWLKCAFGVDNDKALPVRAYHKLLVWDIMKKPLATRVAEQALNPLIGKSFVAYATKPHLPKVGA; this is encoded by the coding sequence GTGCTGACCGTCGACTTCTCCCGCTTCCCGCTCGCCCCGGGCGACCGCGTGCTCGACCTGGGCTGTGGCGCAGGCCGGCACGCCTTCGAGTGCTACCGGCGCGGTGCGCAGGTCGTGGCCCTGGATCAGAACGGCGAGGAGATCCGCGAGGTCGCCAAGTGGTTCGCCGCGATGAAGGAGGCCGGTGAGGCCCCCGAGGGCGCGACGGCGACGGCGATGGAGGGCGACGCGCTCAACCTGCCGTTCCCGGACGAGTCCTTCGACGTCGTCATCATCTCCGAGGTGATGGAGCACATCCCCGACGACAAGGGCGTGCTCGCGGAGATGGTCCGGGTCCTGCGGCCCGGCGGCCGGATCGCCGTGACCGTGCCGCGCTACGGCCCCGAGAAGATCTGCTGGGCGCTCAGCGACGCGTACCACGAGGTCGAGGGCGGCCACATCCGTATCTACAGGGCCGACGAACTGCTCGGCAAGATGAAGCAGGCGGGCCTGAAGCCCTACGGCACCCACCACGCGCATGCGCTGCACTCGCCGTACTGGTGGCTCAAGTGCGCCTTCGGCGTGGACAACGACAAGGCGCTGCCGGTGCGGGCGTACCACAAGCTGCTGGTCTGGGACATCATGAAGAAGCCGCTGGCGACGCGCGTGGCCGAGCAGGCGCTGAACCCCCTGATCGGCAAGAGTTTCGTGGCGTACGCGACCAAGCCGCACCTGCCGAAGGTCGGCGCGTGA
- a CDS encoding aldehyde dehydrogenase: protein MTELIDHGKLFIGGELTDPLGGDAIEVVSPHTEQVIGRVPHASRADVDRAVAVARKAFDEGPWPRATLDERIAVVSRIKDAIAVRHEEIARSISSQNGSPYSWSVLAQALGAMMVWDSAITVARGFAHEERRDGVLGPILVRREPVGVVAAVVPWNVPQFTAAAKLGPALLAGCTVVLKPSPESPLDAYILGEIAQEAGLPEGVLSILPADREVSEYLVGHPGVDKVSFTGSVAAGKRVMEVASRNLTRVTLELGGKSAAVILPDADLRTAVDGIVPAAWMNNGQACVAQTRILAPRSRYDEIAEAFAAAASALVVGDPLDPATQVGPLVAARQQQRSLDYIGIGQEEGAKVLAGGGRPAGLERGWYVEPTLFGGVDNTMRIAREEIFGPVICLLPYGDESEAAAIANDSEYGLSGSVWTSDVEHGIDFARRVRTGTYNVNTFSLDMLGPFGGYKNSGLGREFGPEGYGSYLEHKMIHLPAGYGAQ, encoded by the coding sequence ATGACCGAGCTCATCGACCACGGAAAACTGTTCATCGGCGGAGAGTTGACCGACCCCCTCGGCGGCGACGCCATCGAGGTGGTCTCCCCCCACACCGAGCAGGTCATCGGCCGCGTCCCGCACGCCTCGCGCGCGGATGTCGACCGGGCGGTGGCCGTCGCGCGCAAGGCCTTCGACGAGGGGCCCTGGCCGCGCGCGACGCTCGACGAGCGGATCGCCGTCGTCAGCCGGATCAAGGACGCGATCGCCGTACGCCATGAGGAGATCGCCAGGTCCATCAGCTCGCAGAACGGCTCCCCCTACTCCTGGAGCGTTCTCGCCCAGGCGCTCGGCGCCATGATGGTGTGGGACTCGGCGATCACCGTCGCACGCGGCTTCGCGCACGAGGAGCGCCGTGACGGCGTGCTCGGCCCGATCCTGGTGCGCCGCGAGCCCGTCGGGGTCGTCGCCGCCGTCGTGCCGTGGAACGTCCCGCAGTTCACCGCCGCCGCCAAGCTCGGTCCGGCGCTGCTCGCGGGCTGCACCGTGGTCCTCAAACCGTCGCCCGAATCGCCCCTGGACGCGTACATCCTCGGCGAGATCGCCCAGGAGGCCGGGCTGCCCGAGGGGGTGCTGTCCATCCTCCCGGCGGACCGCGAGGTCAGCGAGTACCTGGTCGGGCACCCCGGCGTCGACAAGGTCTCCTTCACCGGCTCGGTCGCGGCCGGCAAGCGCGTCATGGAGGTCGCCTCCCGCAACCTCACCCGCGTCACCCTCGAGCTCGGCGGCAAGTCGGCCGCCGTGATCCTTCCCGACGCGGATCTGCGGACGGCCGTGGACGGCATCGTCCCGGCGGCGTGGATGAACAACGGGCAGGCGTGCGTGGCCCAGACCCGTATCCTCGCGCCGCGCAGCCGGTACGACGAGATCGCCGAGGCCTTCGCCGCCGCCGCCTCGGCGCTGGTCGTCGGCGACCCGCTGGATCCGGCGACCCAGGTCGGCCCGCTCGTCGCCGCCCGTCAGCAGCAGCGCTCGCTGGACTACATCGGGATCGGCCAGGAGGAGGGCGCCAAGGTACTCGCCGGCGGCGGCCGCCCCGCAGGTCTGGAACGCGGCTGGTACGTCGAGCCGACGCTCTTCGGCGGCGTGGACAACACGATGCGCATCGCCCGCGAGGAGATCTTCGGGCCGGTGATCTGTCTGCTGCCGTACGGGGACGAGAGCGAGGCGGCCGCGATCGCGAACGACTCCGAGTACGGGCTCAGCGGCAGCGTGTGGACCTCCGACGTGGAGCACGGCATCGACTTCGCGCGCCGGGTGCGGACGGGGACGTACAACGTCAACACGTTCAGCCTCGACATGCTCGGGCCGTTCGGCGGGTACAAGAACTCCGGTCTGGGGCGGGAGTTCGGGCCCGAGGGGTACGGCTCGTACCTGGAGCACAAGATGATCCATCTGCCCGCCGGCTACGGGGCGCAGTGA
- a CDS encoding glycosyltransferase family 4 protein: MTAEAIEVGPRAGTSGGDDAPLRIALLTYKGNPFCGGQGVYVRHLSRELARLGHHVEVIGAQPYPVLDEGVPLTELPSLDLYRSPDPFRTPGRDEYRDWIDALEVATMWTAGFPEPLTFSLRARRHLRARRGAFDVIHDNQTLGYGLLGDLGAPLVTTIHHPITVDRQLDLDAAADWKRRASVRRWYGFTRMQKRVARRLPSVVTVSGSSQQEIVDHLGVRNERIHVVHIGADTDLFSPNPAVAEVPGRIVTTSSADVPLKGLVFLVEALAKLRTENPDAHLVVVGKRAEDGPVAQLIERYGLADAVRFVKGISDAELVDLVRSAQIACVPSLYEGFSLPAAEAMATGTPLVATTGGAIPEVAGADGETCLAVPPGDAEALAAALRRLLADPDLRARLGAAGRARALSRFTWKQAAIGTAERYREAIATSRRVTLARTR; encoded by the coding sequence GTGACCGCAGAGGCCATAGAGGTCGGCCCCCGTGCGGGCACGTCCGGCGGCGATGACGCACCGCTGCGCATCGCTCTGCTGACCTACAAGGGGAACCCGTTCTGCGGCGGCCAGGGCGTCTACGTCCGTCATCTGTCGCGCGAGCTCGCGCGCCTCGGCCACCACGTCGAGGTGATCGGCGCGCAGCCCTACCCCGTGCTCGACGAGGGCGTTCCGCTTACCGAGTTGCCGAGCCTCGACCTGTACCGCAGTCCGGACCCCTTCCGCACCCCCGGGCGCGACGAGTACCGCGACTGGATCGACGCGCTCGAGGTCGCCACCATGTGGACCGCCGGCTTCCCCGAGCCGCTGACCTTCTCGCTGCGGGCGCGCCGGCATCTGCGGGCCCGCCGCGGCGCGTTCGACGTCATCCACGACAACCAGACCCTCGGCTACGGACTGCTCGGCGACCTCGGCGCACCGCTGGTCACCACCATCCACCACCCGATCACCGTCGACCGGCAGCTGGACCTGGACGCGGCGGCCGACTGGAAGCGCCGCGCCTCCGTGCGCCGCTGGTACGGCTTCACCCGGATGCAGAAGCGGGTCGCCCGCCGCCTGCCGTCCGTCGTGACCGTCTCCGGCTCCTCGCAGCAGGAGATCGTCGACCACCTCGGCGTCCGGAACGAACGGATCCACGTCGTCCATATCGGCGCCGACACCGACCTCTTTTCGCCGAATCCGGCGGTCGCCGAGGTCCCCGGCCGGATCGTCACCACCTCCAGCGCGGACGTCCCGCTCAAGGGGCTGGTGTTCCTGGTCGAGGCGCTCGCCAAACTGCGCACCGAGAACCCCGACGCCCATCTCGTCGTCGTCGGCAAGCGCGCCGAGGACGGCCCGGTGGCCCAGCTGATCGAGCGGTACGGCCTTGCCGACGCCGTCCGGTTCGTCAAGGGCATCTCGGACGCCGAACTGGTCGACCTGGTGCGCAGCGCCCAGATCGCCTGCGTGCCCTCGCTGTACGAGGGCTTCTCGCTGCCTGCCGCCGAAGCCATGGCGACCGGCACCCCGCTGGTCGCCACCACCGGTGGCGCGATCCCCGAGGTCGCGGGAGCGGACGGCGAGACCTGCCTCGCGGTGCCGCCCGGCGACGCCGAAGCGCTGGCCGCCGCACTGCGCCGGCTGCTGGCCGACCCGGACCTGCGGGCGAGGCTCGGCGCCGCGGGCCGCGCCCGGGCGCTGTCACGGTTCACCTGGAAGCAGGCCGCGATCGGCACCGCGGAACGCTATCGGGAGGCCATCGCCACCTCCCGGCGCGTCACTCTCGCCCGTACCCGCTGA
- a CDS encoding ferredoxin produces the protein MGDRWHVEVDRGVCIGSGMCVGHAPDGFRLDTARQSRPQADVADANEKILAAAENCPVEAIMITLLASGEPVFPPED, from the coding sequence ATGGGGGACCGCTGGCACGTCGAGGTGGACCGGGGTGTCTGTATCGGCTCGGGCATGTGCGTGGGCCATGCGCCGGACGGGTTCCGGCTGGACACCGCCCGGCAGTCGCGCCCGCAGGCCGACGTCGCGGACGCCAACGAGAAGATCCTCGCCGCGGCGGAGAACTGCCCCGTCGAGGCGATCATGATCACCCTGCTGGCGAGCGGGGAGCCGGTCTTCCCGCCCGAGGACTAG
- a CDS encoding LLM class F420-dependent oxidoreductase, whose protein sequence is MRLGLALGYWGRGPDPSHLALAREAERLGYHSVWTAEAWGSDAFTPLTWIAAHTSRIRLGTAVAQMAARTPTATAMHALTLDHLSDGRMMLGLGLSGPQVVEGWYGRPFPGSPLTATREYVDVIRQVLARERPVELSGRFHTHPYAGDDGTGTGKPLKAITHPLRADLPLLLGAEGPKNIAQTTRIADGWLPLYWSPLRTDVYTASLADVRDGFMIAPMARARVCDDIAEGLLPVKAMLGFYIGGMGHASRNFHADLMARMGYEAEARRIQELFLAGRKQEAVLAVPDAFADEISLVGPRERIAERLELWRKGPVTDLLVTAPDPDTLRVLAELNS, encoded by the coding sequence ATGCGACTCGGACTCGCGCTCGGCTACTGGGGCCGCGGCCCCGACCCCTCCCACCTCGCCCTGGCCCGCGAGGCCGAACGGCTCGGCTACCACTCGGTGTGGACGGCCGAGGCCTGGGGCTCCGACGCCTTCACCCCGCTCACCTGGATCGCCGCGCACACCTCGCGTATCCGGCTGGGCACGGCGGTGGCGCAGATGGCCGCCCGTACCCCGACCGCGACCGCGATGCACGCGCTGACGCTGGACCATCTGTCCGACGGCAGGATGATGCTGGGGCTCGGCCTGTCCGGGCCGCAGGTGGTGGAGGGCTGGTACGGCCGCCCGTTCCCGGGCAGTCCGCTGACCGCGACCCGTGAGTACGTCGACGTCATCCGCCAAGTCCTCGCCCGCGAGCGGCCGGTGGAGCTGTCGGGACGCTTCCACACGCATCCGTACGCGGGGGATGACGGCACCGGCACCGGAAAGCCGCTCAAGGCGATCACCCATCCGCTGCGCGCCGATCTGCCGCTGCTGCTGGGCGCGGAGGGCCCGAAGAACATCGCGCAGACGACACGGATCGCCGACGGCTGGCTGCCGTTGTACTGGTCTCCGTTGCGGACGGATGTGTACACGGCCTCGCTCGCCGACGTACGGGACGGTTTCATGATCGCGCCGATGGCCCGGGCCAGGGTCTGCGACGACATCGCCGAGGGCCTTCTGCCGGTGAAGGCGATGCTCGGCTTCTACATCGGGGGCATGGGGCATGCGAGCCGTAACTTCCACGCCGATCTGATGGCGCGCATGGGGTACGAGGCCGAGGCCCGCCGGATTCAGGAGCTGTTCCTGGCGGGCCGGAAGCAGGAGGCGGTACTGGCGGTGCCGGACGCCTTCGCGGACGAGATCTCGCTGGTCGGACCGCGTGAACGCATCGCGGAGCGGCTGGAGTTGTGGCGCAAGGGACCGGTCACGGATCTGCTGGTCACCGCCCCCGACCCGGACACGCTGCGGGTCCTCGCCGAGCTCAACAGCTGA
- a CDS encoding beta-propeller fold lactonase family protein gives MSGVAVAEVPRESAAVPRRRREGLWWVRVRARVAAVAVVLAGLALPVAAATPAAADPGTFAYVANLNSNSVSVIDTGTNTVTATVPVGTGPNGVAVNPAGTFAYVANGGSGNVSVIDTGTNTVTATVPVGTAPFGVAVNPAGTFAYVTNFGSNSVSVIDTGTNTVTATVPVGSLPTGVAVNPAGTFAYVTNLGSNSVSVIDTGTNTVTATVPVGANPSGVAVNPAGTFAYVTNQSTNDVSVIDTGTNTVTATVPVGTSPFGVAVNPAGTFAYVTNLNSNDVSVIDTGTNTVTATVPVGTFPSGVAVNPAGTFAYVTNGSSSNVSVIDTGTNTVTATVPVGTDPAGVAVALVPASTAACPVGSVITGGGFELTGPAPSNLTSKPVNDTWLVSFTNPTTQDITVTPYAVCADNTP, from the coding sequence ATGTCGGGTGTTGCCGTCGCTGAGGTGCCGCGGGAGTCGGCTGCGGTGCCGCGCCGCAGGCGTGAGGGTTTGTGGTGGGTGCGGGTACGGGCCCGCGTTGCCGCGGTGGCTGTGGTGCTGGCCGGCCTGGCCCTCCCGGTCGCGGCGGCCACGCCCGCAGCTGCCGATCCCGGCACCTTCGCCTACGTCGCCAACCTCAATTCGAACAGTGTGTCGGTGATCGACACGGGCACGAACACGGTCACCGCCACGGTCCCCGTCGGGACCGGCCCCAATGGGGTGGCGGTGAATCCGGCCGGCACGTTCGCCTACGTCGCCAACGGCGGTTCGGGCAATGTGTCGGTGATCGACACGGGCACGAACACGGTCACCGCCACCGTCCCCGTCGGCACCGCCCCCTTCGGGGTGGCGGTGAATCCGGCCGGCACCTTTGCCTACGTCACCAACTTCGGTTCGAACAGTGTGTCGGTGATCGACACGGGCACGAACACGGTCACCGCCACCGTCCCCGTCGGCAGCCTCCCCACCGGGGTGGCGGTGAACCCGGCCGGCACCTTTGCCTACGTCACCAACCTCGGTTCGAACAGTGTGTCGGTGATCGACACGGGCACGAACACGGTCACCGCCACGGTCCCCGTCGGCGCCAACCCCAGTGGGGTGGCGGTGAACCCGGCCGGCACCTTCGCCTACGTCACCAACCAAAGCACGAACGATGTGTCGGTGATCGACACGGGCACGAACACGGTCACCGCCACCGTTCCCGTCGGCACCAGCCCCTTCGGGGTGGCGGTGAACCCGGCCGGCACCTTCGCCTACGTCACCAACCTCAATTCGAACGATGTGTCGGTGATCGACACGGGCACGAACACGGTCACCGCCACGGTCCCCGTCGGCACCTTCCCCAGTGGGGTGGCGGTGAACCCGGCCGGCACCTTCGCCTACGTCACCAACGGCAGTTCGAGCAATGTGTCGGTGATCGACACGGGCACGAACACGGTCACCGCCACGGTCCCCGTCGGCACCGACCCCGCCGGGGTGGCGGTGGCACTAGTCCCCGCTTCGACAGCTGCCTGCCCCGTCGGCAGCGTCATCACCGGCGGCGGATTCGAACTCACCGGCCCCGCACCCAGCAACCTCACCAGCAAACCGGTCAACGACACCTGGCTGGTCTCCTTCACCAACCCCACCACACAGGACATCACCGTCACCCCCTACGCCGTCTGCGCCGACAACACCCCATAA
- a CDS encoding Hint domain-containing protein: MLRLQVLTGRQRMLLLGGAGALVLALVAGLLAWGNDSDSDAGERVAKRNLKPFIRAVDALAQAPGLRYQDTSFAGITENEITVTAGGSQFGTTGSGNEKHGRDVLHVGGKTFMRWQEDPSPGPDVEPGTKTPSEWMLGMDDGSQLLGDALKRMPTPSGLAEVLSKALGEVDEAPSADDSRQRPLTVEGTPALGVDTSAGRLLVTKQEPYRVLRLEPYDLSEVVDKVRNGETATEIPRVTTGPLAAGDSEGMDLTPVVGAAVDAMFKTLLAHTGQLKDASDHGINFSLDGSGDMNCGSSGCTANQRFTGQVSSRAKGRITKGEVTAVLSADFSIGGQSAGRCTSRRGTFPVTGNSVSGTLTCSDPGAGAVYTSVAAKYKAQAEAQSRAGGGRPVRYSIPLRANTLIDARALAAVEVKQLVDWVRWERDAANCAKPHSFPSGTQVLLADGTHRAIEDIRVGDRVVATEPDRRLTSARPVTNVITTEDDKDFTRLTVTTDRGPATITATDNHPFWLADANRWTDAEDVRVGDELRSSTGSPLPVTAVLDQRGRQRTHDLTVSDVHSYYVLAGQTPVLVHNSNCYVPSGSLQGEKLAQKLRLESANSPFTRSGELTPDAIAGSRLVMPGTKMGNKGLQARFAERGGASQWGKYSTETHQGPYGDFQVHYYRNRVSGEVMYDFDYKVVMNRRGSAS, translated from the coding sequence ATGCTGAGGCTCCAAGTGCTGACGGGACGTCAGCGCATGCTGCTCCTCGGCGGGGCGGGGGCGCTGGTCCTGGCGCTGGTGGCCGGGCTGCTGGCGTGGGGGAACGACTCCGACTCCGACGCCGGCGAGAGGGTGGCCAAGCGGAACCTGAAGCCGTTCATACGGGCCGTCGACGCGTTGGCCCAGGCTCCCGGGCTGCGTTACCAGGACACGTCGTTCGCCGGTATCACGGAGAACGAGATCACTGTCACCGCGGGCGGAAGCCAGTTCGGCACCACGGGCTCCGGTAACGAAAAGCACGGCCGGGACGTCCTTCACGTCGGTGGCAAGACCTTCATGCGGTGGCAGGAGGATCCCTCCCCAGGCCCGGACGTCGAGCCCGGTACGAAGACTCCCAGCGAGTGGATGCTCGGGATGGACGACGGCTCCCAACTCCTGGGCGACGCGCTGAAGCGCATGCCAACCCCGTCCGGCTTGGCGGAGGTGCTGTCGAAGGCCCTGGGCGAGGTGGACGAGGCACCGTCGGCGGACGACTCACGGCAGCGCCCCCTGACCGTGGAGGGGACGCCCGCGCTCGGGGTCGACACCTCGGCAGGCCGGTTGCTGGTGACCAAGCAGGAGCCGTACCGGGTGCTGCGTCTGGAGCCCTACGACCTGTCCGAGGTGGTCGACAAGGTCCGGAACGGGGAGACGGCGACCGAGATCCCGCGGGTGACCACCGGGCCGCTGGCAGCGGGCGACTCCGAGGGGATGGACCTGACTCCGGTCGTCGGTGCTGCCGTGGACGCGATGTTCAAGACCCTGTTGGCTCACACCGGGCAACTCAAGGACGCGAGCGACCACGGCATCAACTTCAGCCTCGACGGTTCGGGGGACATGAACTGCGGCTCGTCGGGCTGCACCGCCAACCAGAGGTTCACCGGGCAGGTCTCCAGCAGGGCGAAGGGGCGCATCACCAAGGGCGAGGTCACCGCCGTCCTGAGCGCGGACTTCTCCATCGGCGGCCAGTCCGCCGGCCGGTGCACCAGCCGACGCGGCACCTTCCCGGTCACCGGCAACAGCGTCTCCGGCACGCTGACCTGTTCCGACCCGGGCGCCGGAGCGGTCTACACCTCGGTCGCCGCGAAGTACAAGGCCCAGGCCGAGGCCCAGTCCCGGGCCGGCGGCGGGAGGCCGGTCCGCTACAGCATTCCGCTTCGAGCCAACACCCTGATCGACGCCCGCGCCCTGGCGGCCGTGGAGGTGAAGCAACTCGTCGACTGGGTGCGGTGGGAACGGGACGCCGCCAACTGTGCGAAGCCCCACAGCTTCCCGTCCGGCACACAGGTCCTCCTCGCCGACGGAACCCACCGGGCCATCGAAGACATCCGCGTCGGGGACCGAGTGGTCGCCACCGAACCGGACCGCCGGCTCACATCGGCACGGCCGGTGACCAACGTGATCACCACCGAGGACGACAAGGACTTCACGCGGCTCACCGTCACCACCGACCGAGGTCCCGCCACCATCACAGCTACCGACAACCATCCGTTCTGGCTGGCGGACGCCAACCGGTGGACGGACGCCGAGGATGTCCGGGTCGGCGACGAACTGCGCAGCTCGACGGGCTCGCCCCTCCCGGTGACCGCAGTCCTCGACCAGCGGGGCCGGCAGCGCACGCACGACCTCACGGTCAGCGATGTCCACTCGTACTATGTACTGGCGGGCCAGACGCCGGTCCTGGTTCACAACAGCAACTGTTATGTTCCATCTGGCTCTCTCCAAGGGGAGAAGCTCGCGCAGAAGCTGCGATTGGAGTCAGCGAACTCGCCGTTCACTCGGAGTGGAGAGTTGACGCCGGATGCGATTGCGGGTTCCAGGTTGGTGATGCCTGGAACGAAAATGGGGAACAAGGGTCTTCAGGCGCGATTCGCAGAACGCGGAGGGGCTTCGCAGTGGGGCAAGTACAGCACCGAGACTCACCAAGGGCCCTACGGCGACTTTCAGGTGCACTACTACAGGAATCGAGTGTCGGGCGAGGTCATGTACGACTTTGACTACAAGGTCGTCATGAACCGCAGAGGGAGCGCCTCGTGA
- a CDS encoding transposase has translation MGTETAAHLLIIAGDNPDRLKSEASFAHLCAAAPVPAGSGRTHRHRLNRDGDRRANHALHMIALVRMRYDNRTKEYVDRRTAEGMSKRDILRCLERFIAREVHQHLARPSPMPKKLLQTT, from the coding sequence GTGGGCACCGAGACCGCCGCCCATCTCCTGATCATCGCGGGCGACAACCCCGACCGGCTGAAATCGGAAGCGTCCTTCGCGCACCTGTGCGCGGCCGCACCCGTCCCCGCCGGCTCGGGCCGCACCCACCGACACCGCCTCAACCGCGACGGCGACCGACGGGCCAACCACGCCCTCCACATGATCGCCCTGGTCCGCATGCGCTACGACAACCGCACCAAGGAATACGTCGACCGCCGCACCGCCGAAGGGATGTCGAAAAGAGACATCCTGCGCTGCCTCGAACGCTTCATCGCCCGCGAGGTCCACCAACACCTCGCCCGCCCAAGTCCCATGCCCAAGAAGCTCCTTCAGACCACTTGA
- a CDS encoding prenyltransferase, whose amino-acid sequence MAKTEHLVLDGVLTAEQAAETVAGILAGQRTDGAIPWFRGHHLDPWDHTEAAMALDVAGEHEAAARAYEWLARHQNEDGSWYAAYHDGNADEPTDLGRESNFVAYIAVGVWHHYLSTGDDAFLDRMWPVVYAAVEFVLELQQSGGQIGWKREPDGTAVNDALLTGSSSIHQALRCALAIAEEREEPQPDWELAAGALAHAICHHPERFLDKDRYSMDWYYPVLGGAVTGAAATTRIEERWNDFVVPGLGVRCVLPNPWVTGGESCELALALWAMGESDRALEILQSIQHLRAEGGMYWTGYVFEGNQAMWPEELTTWTAGSLLLAVAVLGGDEATTAVFGGERLPRGLAPDCCGVG is encoded by the coding sequence CTGGCCAAGACGGAACACCTCGTGCTGGACGGCGTCCTGACCGCCGAGCAGGCCGCCGAGACCGTCGCCGGCATCCTCGCCGGGCAGCGCACCGACGGTGCGATCCCGTGGTTCCGTGGGCACCACCTCGACCCGTGGGACCACACCGAGGCCGCCATGGCCCTGGACGTGGCCGGCGAGCACGAGGCGGCGGCCCGCGCGTACGAGTGGCTGGCCCGGCACCAGAACGAGGACGGCTCCTGGTACGCCGCCTACCACGACGGCAACGCCGACGAGCCCACCGACCTCGGTCGCGAGTCCAACTTCGTCGCCTACATCGCTGTTGGCGTCTGGCACCACTATCTGTCCACCGGCGACGATGCCTTCCTCGACCGCATGTGGCCCGTCGTGTACGCCGCCGTCGAGTTCGTGCTGGAGCTGCAGCAGAGCGGCGGCCAGATCGGCTGGAAGCGCGAGCCGGACGGCACGGCCGTCAACGACGCGCTGCTGACCGGCAGTTCCTCGATCCACCAGGCGCTGCGCTGTGCACTGGCGATCGCGGAGGAACGCGAGGAGCCGCAGCCCGACTGGGAGCTCGCCGCGGGCGCGCTCGCCCACGCGATCTGCCACCACCCCGAGCGCTTCCTCGACAAGGACCGCTACTCCATGGACTGGTACTACCCGGTCCTGGGCGGCGCGGTCACGGGAGCCGCGGCCACGACCCGTATCGAGGAGCGCTGGAACGACTTCGTCGTACCCGGCCTCGGCGTGCGGTGCGTCCTGCCCAACCCGTGGGTGACCGGCGGCGAGAGCTGTGAACTGGCACTGGCGCTGTGGGCGATGGGCGAGTCCGACCGGGCGCTGGAGATCCTCCAGTCCATCCAGCACCTGCGCGCCGAGGGCGGCATGTACTGGACGGGGTACGTCTTCGAGGGCAACCAGGCGATGTGGCCGGAGGAACTGACCACCTGGACGGCAGGTTCGCTGCTGCTCGCGGTCGCGGTACTGGGCGGCGACGAGGCCACGACGGCGGTCTTCGGCGGCGAGCGCCTGCCGCGGGGGCTGGCGCCGGACTGCTGCGGAGTGGGCTGA
- a CDS encoding TetR family transcriptional regulator produces the protein MTAEARSAGPTSAPLTERQEARRRRILHASAQLASRGGFDAVQMREVAESSSVALGTLYRYFPSKIHLLVATMQDQLQHMHTTLRKRPPAGESAAERVAETLMRAFRALQREPHLADAMVRALTFADRSVSPEVDTVSRQTTAIILDAMGLENPTPEQLSAVRVIEHTWHSALITWLSGRASIAQVKIDIETVCRLIDLTAPPPAAPGATARGRSRA, from the coding sequence ATGACTGCGGAAGCCAGGTCGGCAGGGCCCACATCAGCGCCCCTGACAGAACGGCAAGAGGCGCGCCGCCGTCGCATCCTGCACGCCAGTGCCCAGCTGGCGAGCCGGGGCGGCTTCGACGCGGTGCAGATGCGCGAGGTCGCCGAGTCGTCGAGCGTCGCCCTCGGCACGCTCTACCGCTACTTCCCGTCCAAGATCCATCTGCTGGTCGCCACCATGCAGGACCAGCTCCAGCACATGCACACCACGCTGCGCAAGCGCCCGCCGGCCGGGGAAAGCGCGGCGGAGCGGGTCGCCGAGACGCTGATGCGGGCCTTCAGGGCACTGCAGCGCGAGCCGCATCTCGCGGACGCGATGGTGCGGGCGCTGACCTTCGCGGACCGCAGCGTGAGCCCCGAGGTGGACACGGTCTCGCGGCAGACCACGGCGATCATCCTGGACGCCATGGGCCTGGAGAACCCCACGCCCGAGCAGCTCTCGGCGGTGCGGGTGATCGAGCACACCTGGCACTCGGCGCTGATCACCTGGCTGTCGGGGCGGGCGTCGATCGCCCAGGTGAAGATCGACATCGAGACGGTGTGCCGCCTGATCGACCTGACGGCTCCGCCGCCGGCCGCGCCGGGCGCGACCGCGAGGGGACGCAGCCGCGCGTAG